The sequence below is a genomic window from Lemur catta isolate mLemCat1 chromosome 12, mLemCat1.pri, whole genome shotgun sequence.
cagaaaatagaaatactcattgattaaacattattttgcttTGAGAAAGCCAAAAATGATTCTAAGAAATAAGCAATAATGATAAAAGATGTGATTAATATACTGTATCTCTTTTAAGCCAAAGCATACTTTTCACCTCAGAGAGTCCATTTCTGACTTTTACATTCTTAATTTCCTTTGTCCAGTAAAGGACCCCATTTTAAATAGCTTATTTGAAATGTTCATAATCTAAAGTCATTTTTCTCCACAGGATGTTTTCATTTCAGCATGTAAACTGCTAAATGGCAAATGACTAAGTCAATTATAAAGAATTTGTACCATAGTAAAAGCCAATTTACAATAACTGTCAATAGATACCAACAAAAATTTCTATACCCAAGCCTAAAAGTAACTACAATATTGAGGTCAGAATTAGCATGATTCTTCCATTTGGTCAAATTTCCTTTACTAAATAATACTgtcaagaaatacaaaaaagaaacctTAGTAAGTCCTTCCAAAGCTGCATAATCTTCCAAATGATTTTCCTCTGGTTGGAGAGCCTGTTTATTCCTTCAATCCTTTTTCAGTCGTTTAGcttttgcaatattttcttgacgtttttgtttcttcttttgctcCTTCTCTCTGGCCTCAATCATCTTGGCCAACTTCCAAGACAGTACAGCACTTGCTAGGAACAGTGGAGTTAGGGCCAAAATAACTGTTGTAAGAAAGCCATAAGGGTCCGTTGCAGCCCATTCCACAACATACTCAGCCCAAGCCTTAATATCAAACATCTTCGTAGCAGTCTTAGGAAAACTAGGGGCGAGGGAGTGCAGAAGAAATAAATAGGAGAAAGACTATATGGttaatcaaattttgaaaaagtttcaTCATACACCCAGTTAATTCAGAATTCCATTATCActcatttgcttgttttgttaaaaagtacaaattagtattattttagtAAGTACTAACATCTCcagttaggaaaaaataattcaactaGGACAGCCAGAGTAATGACACTTAAAAGAGATAAAGTTAtagaagataaaagtaaaaaccaCGAGACTCTGTCACAGGCCTATACATTCTCACATGCCTCCTATATTCAAGACAAACTTCAGTGGCAGACTTTTATAAGAATCTTGAGTTTTCCACACTCATTCAGGAAACAGCTGAATcctgtttgtcatttttttgaCATATCCTTAGTACTACTAAGTACTAATTAACAAAAGTACAAATCATCAAATTTGgtgtttaaaaaaagtaatgtGCTATTTTATGCCCTTTCAGCTTTGATGACCACCGTTGGAATAAACatgataaataagaaaagtaGTCATAACAGGTGCCATGCATTTTGTTCCTTTCTGAGTAAAGAGAAGGACAACCATCTAGCAAATGAGGATGAAAATGTACTTAAGTGCCATTTTCTATTTTGCCCCAGAGGCTTTTCTACCTTTCAGGTTGTGTCAACCTCTACTCAAAGTAGAATATTAGAATACCTGGGTAGGATACAGGTGTACATACAGCCACTTACAATTTCAGCTgggattaaaaaaatcatttatcatttacCTTATCCTTGAGTTGTGATCTCTTAACTTTGTCCTGGTATTATTAGTGAGCCAATCACAATTCTAGATCACCCTTGGTTGTCTGTAGTCTTCTTGAGTTCTACCATACACTTCTGAGAGGTTTAAATTCTATACTGTCAGTGAGTTGGAAagaatagataaaagaaaaaaaacttaagtcACAACTTTCAGGATAATTATCCTAAAACTTTAATTGAAAAATCTCTATATTGTATATATGCATCCCAtatgacatgtaaaattaacctGTCGATTATAGGCATTTagtatatatttcttcttaatttgAGTTTAACACAATTGTCAGTCCTCTGTAAGAAAATCCCAATTACTGGAAATCAAGTATTTTActaagttatttatttaaataataaaattatttttaaatttgttgacaTGTAAAAGACAAGTTggcggccgggcatggtggctcatgcttgtaatcctagcactttgggaggccaaaggcagtggatcacttgagcccaggagttctagaccagcctgggcaacatggtgagatccACCCACCCCCCCcaatatctctacaaaaaatttttttaattagccaagcatggtttGATGGAGCATGCCTGTACTcgtagctactggggaggctcagaaggatcacttgaccccaggagtttgaggctacaatgaACTATGATCCAGGCCACTAGACCCCaggctggtgacagagcaagaccctgtatctaaaaaataaataaaaattacaaaattaaagacCAGTTGGCTCACTGATGTTACACAACATATCCATTCCTAGATCTTGAgctttctataataaaaatgttgccattcattcattaaattagGTACATTATTACAAAATCGAACCCCTGCCCTTGCTCTTTGCAAGTTCTATCTATTATACAATTCgtgtcctttatttaaaaaatcaggataGCAATGTTTTTAGCTAAAACAAAATCACTTCCAATCCCATCACTTCAAGAAAACTGCCactgttttaatgtttttctatGGCTTCTTCATACTATCAACTAAAGTCATGTCTCTACTTGCAACTGAAGACACATGAAAATGCCTAAAACGTTAAATATCCTAGTCCCAGTCTTCGTACGCCCTGGCCCACACAGTCAGAACTAGGTTCTACTGAGATAGCTTCTCCACCCCAGTAATGAATAAACTATGCAAGTTTCAGACAAAAGCAAAAGAACTTCGCAGTAGAGAGGGAATCAAGGACCTGATTTATGGCAAAGTTTTGGCCATTAACACAAAGATTTATCGGCCACAGGCCACGCATCTTCCCGCACCTCACTTCGGACCCAAAGGTCCACGCCTGCCACACTTTCAGTTATAAATACTAATCTTCCGCCCCCAAATTGTCGACCAGACTCGATCTCCCGACCAGACCTGCGTGGTGCCTGAAGCTGCAACTGGTGGCACTTTACGGCCATCAGCACTTTCTCCTTTGTATTCCTCTTCCTCTTTATGTTACCCCTTGGCCACTCACCCTTCCTTACCCTAACGCAGCAGCCGCTGGCCCACGGGACCCACGTTCACCCCGGCCCCTCGGCCTTGGCAAGCGCGGGCCTCTCCGCAGAGCCGAAGATTCCAGGGAAAACGGAGTCGGCACCGCCACCCCTTGCGCCACGGCCGCCAGCGCCAGGCACGGGGACAAAACCACCCCAGCGGCCGCCACTAGTCCCCCCTACGTCGCGCCAGGGACTCAGACCCCACTTCCGACTCACCGCCAGGCCGGAAGCAGGAAGGCGGAAGCCACGGCCTTAACGGCCCGCCCACAGGCCGGCCCTAGCCTGGAGCCGGGCGTGAGGAAGTCTAGGGGTCAGTTTCCGGCTGCGCCATTGTCGTGTGGGTTCGGGCCCTCGACTGCGAGGACgcggcggggtgggggtggggcggctTCGAGATTTCTGGGGAGCGGCAGGTGAGGCCgcgcgggccgggcggcgggaccGGGGCTCTCTTCCGGGCCGGAGCCCTAGGCCGGCCACTTTCGGGCGACAAAGGGGTGGGCGAGGAGGCGTGGGGCGGCCTCAGGCTCCAAGGAGCAGGTCCGAAACTATTACGGTCTCCTGCCTTTACCCCCTGGGTCAGTCGGGAAACAGCGCCCCTCCCAGCTGAAGCCGGACACTTGGAGGGTCCTGGGTGGGTGAGGTCGACTGACACCAAAGAGTGGCGAAGAAAGGAGCTGGTCTTCACAAACCGCCCAAAGTCAAGGTGAGGGTCTCCCAACGACCCTTGAAGGATCCTGGCGAGTTTTTCCTGGTTTACATCCCACTGCATGCCTCTCTCTTCTGGCTGGACGATAGTTAAATCCTCACGTAAAGGTGACAAGCAGCTGGGCCGTGATGGAGTCGCTGACCCTTGTTACTAAGGGGAAATGTAGCCATGCTGTGTGAAaaaggattttttgttgttgtttgtttttaacttaagAACCTAACTCATTTCACAAAAGAATGATCGGTACTTGCCCAAAGTAAACTTGATAAATAATTAAACTGTCAGGGCATAGAGTTCCCATAGAAGTACTTGTTCTTTTAGTACTCAAATAAAGGGATGCAAAAGTCAACAAGCAGAAAGGGTGAGTTAATATTGTCTTCTAATCTACAGGAACTGAAAGATTAGCTCTGGTTTGGTTGGTGACCAAATTTTGTGATTGCTTGCACAGAACTGCTCTGTTTGACTACCTCTGGCAAATGTTGCAAGACCTCTTCTCAGTTGTGTGCCAAATAAAGCAGGTTTTTTATTCTCGAAAGACTATAGAATGTTCTCTTTGAGAAGCAAGCTGCGGCATGTATAACGAGTTTAGGTATAACAACAATAACTATTATTTACCAGGGAACAGGCTTTTGGCAGATAATCTAACGATCTAAAATATTGTTCGTTGGGCATATGTTAATGTTGGTATGTTGTATTACCAGCAGTtgttttcttactcatttttatttgaaaacctGGATGGTGGTTTTGGAGCCTATGCTGCTCAGACCTAGCCTGTACTTGTAGTAGGCAGAAAAAGCAGACTCAGTCACTGGATTGTGTGCACTTTACTTGTTAGaggtaactgatttttttaaatcggCCCAAACAAATAGTGAATCCAGGATGGGGTCAGAATTTATTAGCATCCCTCACTCCAGATgccggtgtgtgtgtgttgtattttAATCACAGATGGTTTTCTCAATTGGGTAGTTGCTCTCTTGCATCCTTGGTTAAAAGCACAGGGGCAGGAATAAAAGGCGTATAAAGAGGAAGCCTAGACTATGCCTTTACAATCTAGTTTTACTGATCTAGCTTCTAGTTACAGGGCAGGCTGCAAGCCCAGGAGTAGCATAGGAGTTGCCAACAGCTGAGCTCCTTACTGCAATTTGCATTGCCTTAAGGAAAGGTGGTGTCAAAATTCGGTTAGATAATTTGGACTATTTTATGTAGTGAGGAGTTTTAGCTTGTGTGTTGAGAGTTACAGGTTTTGTCTCAGTACGGATAAGTATCTGATGAATCATTCAGAGCCTGTTTCCTCAAAGCATGCTAGGTGTTCTCTAGTGCCCTTTCAGCTTTAAAATCTGTAAATTGGACTAGATTTGGTTATTTTTCTGACTTGTGCTTCATAAATAGCATAGTAAGATATTTAGCAGAAAATCACTGCCAGTTTCCTTAAAGTTCTATTCTGTATTTGAAAAGATCCTATCCTTAATTAGGTTTTTATTCTCTCTCAAATGTCTGTCAGAATACTAGTTtagaataacaaagaaataaggtCTGTGTTATTTACTCttaagaaataagattttattattcatttaaccTTAGCCAAATTAACTAAACCTTACCCTATTAAATAGGGTCAGCCTTTTTATTAAGATTAATTCCTGTGTAGTATATTGTACCACCAGCCTCATCAGCACTACCGTACTGTATTGCAGTTATATTTTGTAAATGGAGCCTGATAAGAttctaagttttttttctcttgagaagGAAGCCCTGGCAGTCTTATGTCATTTTTTGACCAAAAAGTCTTTTTCCCTTGATTGCTACGAAGTTACATTTCACTCTAACCCGTGTCAAAATTGTGATGGGTAAAACCTGGATAAGATtcagataatattattataagctaatataatttaataattagtCTTGGCTAAAAGATTTTGAGAGCTCTCTCAGCTGCACATGTGGCTATTTCCCTGCAATAACTCTTCACATATTTGACTTTGATGGAATTGGCTTctctaagttttgttttttgagatttttttccttccattgaAACACAGTGCAAATACATTTCTTAATAGGCacatttatgtgatttttaaaagccatcAGGTTTTAATGGTAGATATTTGAAGGATCACactaaagaataattttttaaaagctatttattgagtactaatATGGGCCAAGTGCTTTGCATTGGGTATCGCTAATCCTGAGACTAAACAACCCACAGGATTGTACTCATATagctattttacagataaggaaccaGAAACATTGAAAGTagagcagaattttaaaatacatctggCCAAAATCCTTGCTCTTTTTTAATGTCCAAAGGCTTGACAAGAAATGCTGATTTCATAATATGAAAGTATGTTTTTTGATACTATAATTGTTAACtaataaaatctgaaatctcCCTTTACTCCAGAATTGCCTATTGCCCAGGTGGTGGCAGCATGTTTCAAAGAGCTAGTGTGCTGGGGAAGGTTTTTCTCCAACCTTACTAATTGTTTGCTGCTTTATCCTACATACGTGACCTATCAGCCTCTTTCTGTTGGGCTCTTGCACTGATACTAGACCAACCTGTCAATGGTTCATCTTTTGGTTGGTATGAATGGGTCATACTCTTATCAGTTTCCTTTAGGCCTGTTTTACCTACAAAGGatcaccaaattattttctagaaaactcatttaggcctaaccagtaaaacaaatttttttcaggtattttttttaaaccactattAAATGTTGTTGGGCAGAAACGCCTCCTAAACTAAATATTATTAGCTAACATTATTAGGAAATACTtgtttaaattagaaaacatacttCTTAAGAGATACAACAATTAAGGAGGCATTGAAAAGCTTTTAAAGGGGAgaattagttttcaaaataagaaagagaagattCAGTAGGGAGCAGTGCTAGGTTATATAATTCAGAAGGAATGCACATAAATATATAGCAGAATAACTCATTAAACCTTCTTTAGCCAAAAATTGCTTGAAACATTCTGTTCACATCTTTACAGGATTGCTGCCTTCCTAGAGATTTCAAATCAAGTGCTACCTGTCAAAAAAGTCCTCTTCAccccatcatttttatttttttcacaatccTCCCTTCCCTCAGTCTGAGATCttgtttactggtttattgtctgtttttcccactaaaatgtaagctatATGAGATCATTTACCCTAGTATCTAGAacattggggtttttttgttgttcatctgtttttggtttttgtttgtttgacagtaagtctcactctgtcacccaggctgaagtgcaatggtgtgatcatggcctactgcatccttgaacttctgggctcaagcaaccctgccacctcagtctcccaagtagttgggactacaggcgtgcaccaccatacttggctaatgTGGGGAGGGGGTttgtttttgtagaaatagggttTCCCTATGTTGcgcaggctagtctcaaactcctgagctcaagcagtcctcctgcctcggcctcccaaaatgctgggattataggtgtgagccagcatgcctggcctagaacattgttttaaataattgatttcaGGATATAACATTGGTACTTACAAATAAACTGTGTTTCAACAattcatgaaataatttaaatcctGGGTATTTGTGAAGCTCATAATAAAGTACTAAACTGTTGGAGTATGTTTTGAAAGTGATAAGAGATGCCCCAGTAAGAAGAGGTATTgggattaataaataaaagtttggggaaaagttaaaataattttagttatctAGTTAAGATAGACTAAAGAAGACTAGTGGCTTAATGATTTCCAAGTATGTAAAAGGAAAGTAGTGATTCATTGTTTCCAATGATAAGATAAATTAGTCCTAGACTGTAGGTGCTAAGATTTAAGATAAGAACAAAGTAGAGTAGAGATCTAAATAGAGATCTTTGAAAATGGGATAACTGTATATGCAGACTAGATGCTCTGTCTAGATATTTTCCAGCCTTATGATTCCAAATATAGACTGCAGGAGAAATACTTGAGATTAGATAGCAGGTGCTTTCCTTGATTATTCCTTGCTGCACATGTCCAATCCATACATTTTAGAACCAATTCAATGTGTTTTTTGAGCACAGTCAATACAGGTGATTATATATTGCTGTTTGGGGTAGTTTACAGAATTTTGTTCACATAATACTGAGAATTGGGTGTCTGCTTTTTTAACACTAAAACTGTTTACAATGGTTAATTTCCAGAATGTGCTATACATGCCCATGCTGCAAACTAATTTTCTGTGGCACCATTTTGGAGGAGTAAAATGCCCAGGAAATCCCTCTGAAGCCTTAGGTTACAGTCCTGTTAAAGTTGTGAGAGACCCTAAGCTTTCTTGCTGAATCTAGAGGTTCAAATATTAGGCCTTTTTGTCAAGTAATCTTTTATTTCAGTGCTAGGTTCTCCTAGCCATTGAGTTAAGAGTTTCACTTTGGGAAAACTAGTCCATGTATAAGAAGCCTTCAATGTAAAAGTTTGTATTGCAAAAGCAGCCACTAGCACCATCACCTTCACCAAGTAGCATTTTAATTTGAGCTGTATGCTTTTGCCTAAGCAAGCTGCTTGAAGTAACCATGTATcattttttaactgcattttgcTATATGACATTGGCAGGGACATTCATTGTCCTCTGGGTTATACAGTGCCCTTTATATAAAGTCCCATGTAAGATATTTTAGAATGTGATTCTAAGAAAAGTCTTGGAAGCCATTTTTTGATCTTGAGAATTTTGTCTCTCTTTGATTTGACTGTCGGGAAGCTCAAGAGCCAAATTTGAAATTCATGTTTAATATTCATCCTAACCGGCATACTTGCATTTCCTAGAACACATATCCTATATCATTATTGTATGTGTTCATATAGTAAGACATCTTTAAATCCTTTGTGAAATGAGATGAGGTATAGGTTGCTTGTAGGTAAAGTGTTTGAATCTTAGAACTTTATAGAGACAGCTGATAAGTGACAAGTACTTATTGGCTAGTAAAGTTCTTCCAATGTTcctaatttttatgtttacttttaaatcttACAATCATTAAGAATTAGTTCTCATTCAGAACTATGGaacatagaaaattatttagaattgcATCCCAAAGTCTAATTCTAAAAACTAGTTTGTATCTTAAATAGCCCTCAAAATGTAATGTGTGTATTTGGAATCtagtttaaaaagtgaacaaaaatttACTGGTGCCA
It includes:
- the SMIM15 gene encoding small integral membrane protein 15 produces the protein MFDIKAWAEYVVEWAATDPYGFLTTVILALTPLFLASAVLSWKLAKMIEAREKEQKKKQKRQENIAKAKRLKKD